GGAACCAGTCTGAATCCAGATGGTCTCCTTACATAAAGGATAGTGACTGCATACTAGAACTCTCACTCGACAAATACTGTCTCTCCCTACCTACTTTCACTGACATCTCAGCCAAACCCAAGGCAAGCTCTCAAAAAAGGGCGCAGAGGCTACCATTCTAGAGTTTCGGAGCCCCTAAGAGAGCAAGAATGCAAATAGACTTTGCAAATAGACAAAGCATAGTATTGCTTTAGATCGAAAATGTCTGTTTGCTCATCCTGACTCCGATTCCCTGAGCCTAGAGGAACAAACACAACCTTTCCCCCTGGAAATCCCAAGGGGTCAGGTTCAGTCTGGTGAACAACACTGTTCTGGCACGTTGCAGAACAGGCAGCAGCGGGGGCTGAGACGGTCAGCAACAAATTCGAAGGAAGGAGGTTGAAATGCACCTGTACACCTGCCTAGTGACCTGAAAAAGTCAGGTTGACAACTCCAGAGAGCGAGTGGAGgaggccggggtggggggcggggcgcaATTCCCGCCTCCAGAGTGAGCAGAGTGAACTGGACACCTCTTCCATCTTTCCCCTCCTTGCGGGGATGCTGAGCCCCCGCGGGAAACGCAGAAAAGGACCATCGCCACTTTAAGTGACTCAGGAAGTGAAAGGAGGCCGCCtgattggggggaggggggaggcaaAGTGGAACCGGGGCGGCGCGGAGGCGGCGCGGAGGCCCCGCGGCTCCGCGATCTCGTCGGGGGCAGCGGGAGGCCGAACGGGCGGCGCGGCGCGGGGGCCGACGGGGGCGCGGGGAGGCCGCGCCGGAAGTGCCCCAACCGCGGGAGGAAGCGCAGCGGACGCCGAGCTGCCGAGCCGGCGGGAAGGCCCTTCGCTCCTCCGCCGGACGCGGGCTACCGGGAGCAGGCAGCAGCGGCCCCGAGGCTGCGGGACACGGCGCGGCCAGTCCCCGGGACGGGCCCGGCCTGGGGTGGAGGCCGCTCCGAGGCTAGACGGCGAGATCGGTAGCCCCGAAGCCCGGGCCGAGGCAGAGCCTCCACATGGCCTCCGGAGGGGGTGCGGCCTTCGAGGAGCTGCCGCACGACGGCACGTGTGATGAGTGCGAGCCCGACGAGGCTCCGGGGGCCGAAGAAGTGTGCCGAGAATGCGGCTTCTGCTACTGCCGCCACCACGCGGAGGTGCACGGGCAGAAGTTCCCCAGACATCATCTGGCCGAGTACGTTCACTGCGCTGCCCAGGCCTGGACCCCGGGAGCCCGCGGGGATGGGGCCGGGGAGGAAGCAGTCGAGGCCCCGGTGGAGAATGAGAAAGCCCTAGAAAACGAGGCGGGGGAAGGGAGCGAGTCCGAGGAAGACAGTGAGCCCGAGGAAGAGAGcgagacagaggaagagagcgAGGACGAGAGCGAGGAAGACAGTGAGGAAGAAATGGAGGACGAGCAAGAGAGCGAAGCCGAGGAGGACAACCAGGAAGAAGGAGAATCTGAGGCCGAGGGAGAAACGGAGGCGGAAAGTGAATTTGACCCTGAAATAGAAATGGAAGCAGAGAGAGTGGCCAAGAGGAAGTGTCCGGACCATGGGCTTGATTTGAGTACCTATTGCCAGGAAGACAAGCAGCTCATCTGTGTGCTCTGCCCAGTCATTGGGGCTCACCATGGCCATCACCTCTCCACCCTCGATGAAGCCTTCGAGGAACTAAGAGTAAGTATTGGTCATTCGGAGCATAGACTCAGAGGTCAGGACACGTGGGTTTCAACTCACGTGGCCTTCCTGTAGCCATATTCACATTCATCATGTCCCTAGAAAGCTGGGAGCAGTGCTTAATGGCCCCTTTTTGATTGAACTCCTTTGAGAATCAGATGAAAGTTCTGGACTCTgacctaagaaaaa
This sequence is a window from Bubalus kerabau isolate K-KA32 ecotype Philippines breed swamp buffalo chromosome 15, PCC_UOA_SB_1v2, whole genome shotgun sequence. Protein-coding genes within it:
- the TRIM44 gene encoding tripartite motif-containing protein 44 isoform X4; amino-acid sequence: MASGGGAAFEELPHDGTCDECEPDEAPGAEEVCRECGFCYCRHHAEVHGQKFPRHHLAEYVHCAAQAWTPGARGDGAGEEAVEAPVENEKALENEAGEGSESEEDSEPEEESETEEESEDESEEDSEEEMEDEQESEAEEDNQEEGESEAEGETEAESEFDPEIEMEAERVAKRKCPDHGLDLSTYCQEDKQLICVLCPVIGAHHGHHLSTLDEAFEELRSKDSGGLKAAMIELVERLKFKSSDPKVTRDQMKMFIQQEFKKVQKVIADEEQKALHLVDIQEAMATAHVTEILADIQSHMDRLMTQMAQAKEQLDTSNESAEPKAEGDEEEPCGADED
- the TRIM44 gene encoding tripartite motif-containing protein 44 isoform X3, which produces MASGGGAAFEELPHDGTCDECEPDEAPGAEEVCRECGFCYCRHHAEVHGQKFPRHHLAEYVHCAAQAWTPGARGDGAGEEAVEAPVENEKALENEAGEGSESEEDSEPEEESETEEESEDESEEDSEEEMEDEQESEAEEDNQEEGESEAEGETEAESEFDPEIEMEAERVAKRKCPDHGLDLSTYCQEDKQLICVLCPVIGAHHGHHLSTLDEAFEELRSKDSGGLKAAMIELVERLKFKSSDPKVTRDQMKMFIQQEFKKVQKVIADEEQKALHLVDIQEAMATAHVTEILADIQSHMDRLMTQMAQAKEQLDTSNESAEPKAEGDEEEPWKNIGFAVRQT
- the TRIM44 gene encoding tripartite motif-containing protein 44 isoform X1, which encodes MASGGGAAFEELPHDGTCDECEPDEAPGAEEVCRECGFCYCRHHAEVHGQKFPRHHLAEYVHCAAQAWTPGARGDGAGEEAVEAPVENEKALENEAGEGSESEEDSEPEEESETEEESEDESEEDSEEEMEDEQESEAEEDNQEEGESEAEGETEAESEFDPEIEMEAERVAKRKCPDHGLDLSTYCQEDKQLICVLCPVIGAHHGHHLSTLDEAFEELRSKDSGGLKAAMIELVERLKFKSSDPKVTRDQMKMFIQQEFKKVQKVIADEEQKALHLVDIQEAMATAHVTEILADIQSHMDRLMTQMAQAKEQLDTSNESAEPKAEGDEEEPCSLYEAEVEVELARKLPKVE
- the TRIM44 gene encoding tripartite motif-containing protein 44 isoform X5, with the protein product MASGGGAAFEELPHDGTCDECEPDEAPGAEEVCRECGFCYCRHHAEVHGQKFPRHHLAEYVHCAAQAWTPGARGDGAGEEAVEAPVENEKALENEAGEGSESEEDSEPEEESETEEESEDESEEDSEEEMEDEQESEAEEDNQEEGESEAEGETEAESEFDPEIEMEAERVAKRKCPDHGLDLSTYCQEDKQLICVLCPVIGAHHGHHLSTLDEAFEELRSKDSGGLKAAMIELVERLKFKSSDPKVTRDQMKMFIQQEFKKVQKVIADEEQKALHLVDIQEAMATAHVTEILADIQSHMDRLMTQMAQAKEQLDTSNESAEPKAEGDEEEP
- the TRIM44 gene encoding tripartite motif-containing protein 44 isoform X2; this translates as MASGGGAAFEELPHDGTCDECEPDEAPGAEEVCRECGFCYCRHHAEVHGQKFPRHHLAEYVHCAAQAWTPGARGDGAGEEAVEAPVENEKALENEAGEGSESEEDSEPEEESETEEESEDESEEDSEEEMEDEQESEAEEDNQEEGESEAEGETEAESEFDPEIEMEAERVAKRKCPDHGLDLSTYCQEDKQLICVLCPVIGAHHGHHLSTLDEAFEELRSKDSGGLKAAMIELVERLKFKSSDPKVTRDQMKMFIQQEFKKVQKVIADEEQKALHLVDIQEAMATAHVTEILADIQSHMDRLMTQMAQAKEQLDTSNESAEPKAEVKENACNKPVALKIGRN
- the TRIM44 gene encoding tripartite motif-containing protein 44 isoform X6, which encodes MASGGGAAFEELPHDGTCDECEPDEAPGAEEVCRECGFCYCRHHAEVHGQKFPRHHLAEYVHCAAQAWTPGARGDGAGEEAVEAPVENEKALENEAGEGSESEEDSEPEEESETEEESEDESEEDSEEEMEDEQESEAEEDNQEEGESEAEGETEAESEFDPEIEMEAERVAKRKCPDHGLDLSTYCQEDKQLICVLCPVIGAHHGHHLSTLDEAFEELRSKDSGGLKAAMIELVERLKFKSSDPKVTRDQMKMFIQQEFKKVQKVIADEEQKALHLVDIQEAMATAHVTEILADIQSHMDRLMTQMAQAKEQLDTSNESAEPKAEMGC